In a single window of the Desulfovibrio mangrovi genome:
- the frr gene encoding ribosome recycling factor: MDDILLDAEERMEKAITSLEREFGKLRTGRASTSLVDNIVVDYYGTPTPIKQMSSVAIPDSRSITIQPWDKGAFALIEKAIINSDLGLNPMNDGRVIRINIPMLTEERRKELVKVSKKYVEEAKVAIRNVRRDANEQIKKLEKGKEITEDDCRHGQDEVQKLTDAYVAKADERGSAKEAEVMAI; encoded by the coding sequence ATGGATGATATCCTGCTCGACGCCGAAGAAAGAATGGAGAAGGCCATCACGTCGCTGGAACGTGAATTCGGAAAGCTGCGCACCGGTCGCGCTTCCACCTCGCTCGTGGACAACATCGTGGTGGACTATTACGGCACCCCCACGCCCATCAAGCAGATGTCTTCCGTTGCCATTCCGGACAGCCGCAGCATCACCATACAGCCCTGGGACAAGGGCGCCTTTGCGCTGATCGAAAAGGCCATCATCAACTCCGATCTGGGCCTCAACCCCATGAATGACGGTCGAGTCATCCGCATCAACATTCCCATGCTGACCGAAGAGCGCCGCAAGGAACTCGTGAAGGTTTCCAAGAAGTATGTGGAAGAAGCCAAGGTTGCCATCCGCAACGTACGTCGCGACGCCAACGAACAGATCAAGAAGCTCGAAAAGGGCAAAGAGATCACCGAAGACGATTGCCGTCACGGTCAGGACGAAGTGCAGAAGCTCACCGACGCCTATGTTGCCAAGGCAGACGAACGCGGTTCCGCCAAGGAAGCCGAAGTCATGGCCATCTAG
- the pyrH gene encoding UMP kinase codes for MSELRFKRVLLKLSGEALAGDEKFGIDPATVSKICREIAEVADMGIEVALVIGGGNIFRGLSSSAKGMDRSSADYMGMMATVLNALAVQDQLEKLGHPTRVLSAITMQEVCEPYIRRRAERHLEKGRIVICAAGTGNPYFTTDTAAALRGMELKCDAIVKATKVDGVYDKDPVKHADAVMFKQLNYIDVLQKKLGVMDSTAITLCMENNVPILVCNLYKGDIKRMMLGESVGTIVQGE; via the coding sequence ATGAGCGAATTGCGTTTCAAACGCGTGCTGCTGAAACTGAGCGGCGAGGCTTTGGCTGGTGATGAGAAATTCGGTATTGACCCTGCAACTGTTTCAAAGATATGTCGAGAAATCGCTGAAGTGGCTGATATGGGTATAGAAGTTGCCCTGGTCATCGGCGGCGGCAACATCTTCCGCGGACTGTCTTCGTCCGCCAAGGGCATGGACCGCTCCTCTGCGGACTACATGGGCATGATGGCTACGGTGCTCAACGCCCTTGCCGTGCAGGATCAGCTGGAAAAGCTCGGGCACCCCACCCGCGTTCTTTCCGCCATCACCATGCAGGAGGTGTGCGAGCCTTACATTCGCCGCCGCGCCGAACGCCATCTGGAAAAGGGACGCATCGTCATATGCGCCGCCGGCACCGGCAACCCCTATTTCACCACTGACACTGCGGCTGCGTTGCGCGGCATGGAGCTCAAGTGCGATGCCATCGTCAAGGCCACCAAGGTGGACGGTGTGTATGACAAGGATCCCGTAAAGCACGCAGATGCAGTCATGTTCAAGCAGCTCAACTACATTGATGTATTGCAAAAGAAGCTCGGCGTCATGGACTCCACCGCCATCACGCTGTGCATGGAAAACAATGTTCCGATCCTCGTCTGCAACCTGTACAAGGGTGACATCAAGCGCATGATGCTGGGCGAGAGTGTCGGCACCATCGTACAAGGAGAGTAA
- a CDS encoding GAF domain-containing protein, with product MESKELYKTIYKIAKVVNSSLEPKVVLGQIVEQVTRTMGARGCFIRLLNRNGTLLKPDAYYGLSERYAQKGPVEVGKSKLDQEVLAGKAIYIEDVRNDGRFQYPQQASEEGLVSLVVVPLIAHGNKVIGVLRVYSGETRKFTEEELEFLSCIANLCGIALENARMYTALKRASELANAYVYQVFED from the coding sequence ATGGAATCGAAAGAATTGTATAAAACCATCTACAAGATAGCCAAGGTCGTGAACTCTTCCCTTGAGCCCAAGGTCGTTCTCGGTCAGATTGTAGAACAGGTGACCAGAACCATGGGGGCCAGAGGCTGCTTCATCCGCCTGCTGAACCGCAATGGCACCCTGCTCAAACCCGACGCGTATTACGGCCTCAGCGAGCGCTATGCACAAAAGGGCCCTGTGGAAGTGGGCAAGAGCAAACTTGATCAGGAAGTGCTGGCGGGCAAGGCCATTTATATTGAAGACGTGCGCAATGACGGCCGCTTCCAGTATCCCCAGCAGGCATCTGAGGAAGGGCTTGTCTCTCTTGTTGTTGTCCCGCTTATCGCCCATGGCAACAAGGTTATCGGCGTACTGCGCGTATACTCCGGCGAAACCCGCAAATTTACCGAAGAAGAACTGGAATTCCTGAGCTGCATCGCCAACCTTTGCGGCATAGCTCTGGAAAACGCGCGCATGTATACCGCGCTCAAACGTGCCAGCGAACTGGCCAACGCCTACGTATATCAGGTGTTTGAAGACTAG